The following is a genomic window from Thermodesulfobacteriota bacterium.
AAATCATGCAGATCATGGGGAAAAATCCGGCCACCTGTGAGGATGATATTGTCGTTCTGGCCATAGAGGTATAATCGTCGCGTTCCCGGCGCGTACCGGCAATGTAACGAATGACGCCGCCGGCGCGGGTCTTCGGACTCAATCTGACTTGGCAGGGGGATTACGGCCGGCGGATGATCGCGCACCCGTTGAAGAACAGTCCTATGTCGAAAGAAAAAGATATCTCTGTCGTTTACGACCAGCGCCGCCTGGTGGTGCGGTTTCCTTCCCTGGTGGATCACATCAACCGGGTGGAAGACGAGACCCGGCAATTCCTTGAAAAGAACGGGCTGTCCGGTGAGTTCTTCCCGGTGTGCCTGGTGATGCGCGAAAGCCTTTTAAACGCCGTCAAGCACGGCAACCGCCTGGATCCCCGCAAGACGGTGACATACACCCTCACCCTTGCCGACGACATGCTTACCATTGAAGTCGAAGATCAGGGCGAAGGCTTTGACTGGCGGTCCATTCCGCTTTCCCCCCCTTCCCAGGAGGCTGAAAACGGGCGGGGAATCTTTATCATGCGGCGCTATTTCCCCAAATTGACGTATAACGGTAAAGGCAACAAGCTGACCATGGCACGATCCCGCCGCGCTGAAGATGTTATGGTCCGGAAAAAGACGGGCGC
Proteins encoded in this region:
- a CDS encoding ATP-binding protein produces the protein MSKEKDISVVYDQRRLVVRFPSLVDHINRVEDETRQFLEKNGLSGEFFPVCLVMRESLLNAVKHGNRLDPRKTVTYTLTLADDMLTIEVEDQGEGFDWRSIPLSPPSQEAENGRGIFIMRRYFPKLTYNGKGNKLTMARSRRAEDVMVRKKTGAGKR